Proteins from one Chitinophaga oryzae genomic window:
- a CDS encoding DsbA family protein, with amino-acid sequence MLTPPITSRDHVTGNQQGSTEIVEYGDFQCPYCGEAFGVVRGLLQALGDVKFVFRHFPLSESHEFAMDAAIAAEAAARQQQFWPMHDALYQHQQELSDELFTELAQQLQLDLERFREDMQDNSLVSKVEADFESGIRSGVNGTPTFFINGKRFNGDYRNLLAVVRH; translated from the coding sequence ATGCTTACACCTCCCATTACCAGCCGGGACCATGTCACCGGTAACCAGCAAGGCTCCACGGAGATTGTGGAGTATGGCGATTTTCAATGTCCTTATTGTGGGGAAGCTTTCGGAGTAGTCCGCGGTTTGCTGCAGGCGCTCGGCGATGTAAAGTTTGTCTTCCGCCACTTTCCACTGTCAGAATCGCACGAATTTGCCATGGACGCTGCTATAGCGGCCGAAGCAGCCGCCCGGCAACAACAGTTCTGGCCCATGCACGACGCCCTGTACCAGCATCAGCAGGAACTTTCCGATGAGTTGTTCACCGAACTGGCGCAACAACTGCAGCTCGACCTGGAGCGGTTCCGGGAAGACATGCAGGACAACTCGCTGGTCAGCAAAGTGGAAGCTGATTTTGAAAGCGGCATCCGCAGCGGCGTAAATGGCACGCCCACCTTTTTTATCAATGGAAAGCGGTTTAACGGTGATTACCGGAACCTACTGGCCGTGGTTCGCCACTGA
- a CDS encoding formylglycine-generating enzyme family protein translates to MTRHLIYLSIMAAFTACGDGGKAPVQQDTVIAATGGPDTLNRMVLIPGGSFSMGADDSTGMPDEYPKHTVRVDSFWMDEHEVTNREFAAFVAATGYVTTAEKPISKEELMASLPPGSPEPDSSMLAAGALVFTPPHHRVPLNDVSQWWSFIAGASWRHPEGPGSDIKGREDHPVTQVSYLDAQAYAQWAGKRLPTEAEWEYAARGGLSNQLYPWGSEALTTGVAKANTWNGHFPYDTTTTDGFTATAPVKSYRPNGYQLYDMAGNVWEWVSDLYDVNYYAQVGNGTANPAGPAKGYDPEDPGQQKHVIRGGSYMCSDEYCRGYRVSARMKTTPESGLANLGFRCVRSVANHGQ, encoded by the coding sequence ATGACCAGGCATTTGATATATCTCAGCATAATGGCGGCCTTTACGGCCTGCGGGGACGGCGGTAAAGCGCCCGTTCAGCAGGACACGGTTATTGCTGCCACCGGGGGACCGGATACTTTGAACCGGATGGTATTGATACCGGGCGGCAGTTTCAGTATGGGCGCAGATGACAGTACGGGCATGCCGGACGAGTATCCTAAGCATACCGTCAGGGTAGACAGTTTCTGGATGGACGAACATGAGGTCACTAACCGTGAGTTTGCTGCTTTTGTGGCCGCCACCGGTTATGTCACCACTGCCGAGAAGCCGATTTCAAAGGAAGAGCTGATGGCCAGTCTGCCTCCGGGCTCTCCGGAGCCTGACAGTAGTATGCTGGCGGCGGGGGCGCTGGTATTCACGCCGCCCCATCACCGGGTGCCGCTGAATGATGTGTCTCAATGGTGGAGTTTTATTGCCGGCGCCAGCTGGCGGCATCCGGAGGGGCCGGGCAGTGATATCAAAGGCCGGGAAGATCATCCGGTGACCCAGGTCTCCTACCTGGATGCGCAGGCTTATGCGCAATGGGCTGGCAAGCGGCTGCCTACGGAGGCAGAGTGGGAATATGCCGCCAGGGGCGGTCTTTCCAACCAGTTATATCCCTGGGGCAGCGAAGCGCTCACCACCGGGGTGGCGAAGGCCAATACCTGGAACGGTCATTTCCCTTACGATACCACTACCACGGACGGTTTCACCGCCACAGCGCCGGTAAAATCGTATAGGCCTAACGGTTATCAGCTGTACGATATGGCGGGAAACGTATGGGAATGGGTGTCCGACCTGTACGATGTCAACTACTACGCGCAGGTGGGGAATGGTACTGCCAACCCTGCCGGGCCGGCCAAAGGATATGATCCGGAAGATCCGGGACAACAGAAACATGTCATCCGTGGTGGTTCCTACATGTGCAGCGATGAATACTGCCGGGGCTACCGGGTGTCTGCCAGAATGAAGACAACGCCGGAATCGGGGCTTGCAAATCTCGGTTTCCGTTGTGTGCGGTCAGTGGCGAACCACGGCCAGTAG
- a CDS encoding GH1 family beta-glucosidase has product MLQSAIPFTRKDFGDDFLWGVTISAFQNEGAHDLDGKGASIWDTFSRRKGKIRDKTHAQVACDFYNRYTQDILLAKMLGFNVFRFSLSWARIIPGGTGAVNQAGIDFYHRVIDACLELGLEPYVTLYHWDLPQALENKGGWCHRGVVFAFENYVRVCAKAFGNKVKNWIILNEPFGFTALGYMLGVHAPGKIGMSWFLPAVHHAVMAQAEGGRVIREEVAGANIGTALSCSQVIPFTNNEKDLQAARKADALFNRLFLEPSLGMGYPVDDFPLLKRIERRYALWRDWDKLAFDFDFIGVQNYFPLVVKYNAFMPVVNISEVKPRARNVPTTALGWEINGNGLYEVLKQFAAYDGVKKLIVTEGGAAFPDLRAEDGSIHDTDRIQYFSEYLEGVLKAKKEGIPVDGYFAWTLTDNFEWAEGYRARFGLVHIDFETQHRTIKSSGYWFRELLNLTT; this is encoded by the coding sequence ATGCTACAATCAGCCATCCCTTTCACCCGGAAGGATTTCGGGGATGATTTCCTGTGGGGCGTCACCATTTCTGCCTTTCAAAATGAAGGCGCACACGACCTCGACGGCAAAGGCGCCTCCATCTGGGACACCTTTTCCCGCCGCAAAGGAAAAATCCGCGATAAAACCCATGCACAGGTGGCGTGCGATTTCTATAACCGTTATACACAGGATATTCTGCTGGCGAAAATGCTGGGATTTAATGTGTTCCGCTTCTCCCTGTCCTGGGCGAGGATCATCCCCGGCGGTACCGGCGCCGTCAACCAGGCGGGTATCGACTTCTACCATCGCGTGATAGACGCCTGCCTGGAACTGGGCCTGGAACCCTATGTGACGCTGTATCACTGGGACCTGCCACAGGCGCTGGAAAACAAAGGCGGTTGGTGCCACCGCGGCGTGGTATTCGCTTTCGAAAACTATGTGCGGGTATGTGCAAAAGCATTCGGCAACAAAGTGAAAAACTGGATCATCCTGAACGAACCTTTTGGCTTTACGGCGCTAGGGTATATGCTGGGCGTACATGCGCCCGGCAAAATCGGGATGTCCTGGTTTCTGCCGGCCGTGCATCACGCAGTGATGGCACAGGCGGAAGGCGGCCGCGTGATACGCGAAGAAGTGGCCGGCGCCAATATCGGTACGGCCCTGTCCTGTTCACAGGTCATCCCGTTTACCAACAACGAAAAAGACCTGCAGGCGGCCCGCAAAGCAGATGCCCTCTTTAACCGGCTGTTCCTGGAACCCTCGCTGGGCATGGGTTACCCGGTAGATGACTTCCCGCTGTTAAAACGTATTGAGCGACGCTATGCGCTGTGGCGCGATTGGGATAAACTGGCGTTTGACTTCGATTTTATCGGGGTACAGAACTATTTTCCGCTCGTGGTAAAATACAATGCTTTTATGCCGGTGGTCAACATATCGGAGGTGAAACCACGGGCGCGCAATGTGCCCACTACTGCGCTGGGATGGGAAATCAACGGCAACGGGCTGTATGAAGTGCTCAAACAGTTTGCTGCCTATGACGGCGTGAAGAAACTGATTGTGACGGAAGGCGGCGCCGCCTTCCCCGATCTGCGCGCGGAAGATGGCTCCATTCATGACACGGACCGCATCCAATATTTCAGTGAATATCTTGAAGGCGTCCTCAAAGCCAAAAAGGAAGGAATCCCGGTAGATGGCTACTTCGCCTGGACCCTCACAGATAATTTCGAATGGGCCGAAGGGTACCGCGCCCGCTTCGGCCTGGTGCATATCGATTTTGAAACACAGCACCGCACCATCAAAAGCTCCGGTTACTGGTTCCGCGAATTGTTAAATTTAACCACTTGA
- a CDS encoding OmpP1/FadL family transporter: protein MRKKIYTGAAALLLLATAAEAQHGINSIYSAYGIGDLETRDYSRNFGLGSTGIGRRNSGYLNELNPASYSALPTQNFMFDASLKGQYLTYSGSNISQTAADLNFKRLALGFKAARWWGIGAGVTPFSTVDYKLLNNKFITGTGNPITATTTGTGGLNRAYISNGFQLNEHFSVGVSTGFLFGPVNISQTVGSDSLATQHNQYTFKPNFTAGAQYVTKLSKDWQLGLGATYRFETKMKLQQKLNIVNQDNTPYYTEQLAPGYFTLPAEFGGGISLTNNTITWVADYRRQQWNGLGNKGLNYYYQDGQRFSTGVEYAINKQYYNRPIEGLILQAGFSYNESPLVIKNTTIKDISGTLGLSLPSKTGQLRYYVGLEAGQRGTTANGLIKENYVNAVFNFSLRDIWFLKRLNQ, encoded by the coding sequence ATGCGCAAAAAAATATATACCGGTGCCGCCGCGCTGTTGCTGCTCGCCACCGCCGCGGAAGCACAACACGGCATCAACTCTATTTATTCCGCCTATGGCATCGGCGATCTCGAAACAAGGGATTACAGCCGCAATTTCGGGCTCGGCAGCACCGGCATAGGCCGCCGCAACAGCGGCTACCTGAACGAGCTGAATCCGGCCTCCTACAGCGCTTTACCCACACAGAACTTCATGTTCGACGCCTCGCTGAAGGGGCAATACCTCACCTACTCCGGCAGCAATATCTCGCAGACAGCCGCCGACCTCAATTTTAAACGGCTGGCACTCGGCTTCAAAGCGGCCCGCTGGTGGGGCATCGGCGCCGGCGTCACCCCTTTCAGCACGGTAGACTACAAACTGCTCAACAACAAGTTCATCACCGGCACAGGCAACCCTATCACCGCCACCACCACCGGTACCGGCGGCCTGAACCGGGCCTATATCTCCAATGGTTTTCAGCTCAACGAACATTTTTCCGTCGGCGTTTCCACCGGATTCCTGTTCGGTCCTGTCAATATCAGTCAGACCGTGGGTTCCGACTCCCTCGCCACGCAACACAACCAGTACACCTTCAAACCCAATTTCACGGCAGGCGCACAGTATGTCACCAAACTGTCCAAAGACTGGCAGCTGGGCCTGGGCGCCACCTACCGCTTCGAAACGAAGATGAAGCTGCAACAAAAGCTCAACATCGTCAACCAGGACAACACGCCTTACTACACAGAACAGCTGGCGCCGGGCTACTTTACCCTGCCAGCGGAATTCGGCGGTGGTATCTCCCTCACCAACAACACCATTACCTGGGTGGCCGACTACCGGCGCCAGCAATGGAACGGCCTTGGCAACAAAGGACTGAACTATTACTACCAGGATGGGCAGCGTTTTTCCACCGGCGTCGAATACGCTATCAACAAACAGTATTACAACCGGCCCATAGAGGGATTGATCCTGCAGGCAGGCTTCAGCTACAACGAGTCGCCGCTCGTGATCAAAAACACGACAATAAAGGATATCTCCGGCACGCTGGGGCTTTCCTTACCCAGCAAAACGGGACAATTGCGCTATTATGTAGGACTGGAGGCCGGGCAGCGGGGCACTACCGCCAATGGGCTGATCAAGGAAAATTACGTCAATGCAGTCTTTAACTTCAGCCTGCGGGATATCTGGTTCCTCAAGCGTCTAAACCAATGA
- a CDS encoding peroxiredoxin: MLQKGDKAPDFTLAASPDKTVSLSELRGKNVILAFYPADWSPVCTDQMALYNETLRFFERHNAVLLGISVDGKWCHQAFAKDRNLHFDLLADFEPKGAVSRQYGVYKDGESQRALFVIDDQGVIQWSYLSPIGENPGADGILQALETVNATA; the protein is encoded by the coding sequence ATGTTACAGAAAGGCGATAAAGCACCCGATTTTACCCTCGCGGCATCTCCCGACAAAACGGTATCACTTTCAGAACTCCGTGGTAAGAATGTGATACTGGCATTTTACCCGGCCGACTGGAGCCCGGTGTGTACCGACCAGATGGCGCTGTACAACGAAACTCTCCGTTTTTTTGAGCGCCATAATGCAGTACTGCTGGGTATCTCCGTAGACGGAAAATGGTGTCACCAGGCTTTTGCAAAGGACAGGAACCTGCATTTTGACCTGCTGGCCGATTTTGAGCCGAAAGGAGCTGTCTCCCGGCAATATGGCGTGTATAAAGATGGTGAGAGCCAGCGCGCGCTGTTTGTTATAGACGATCAGGGTGTAATACAATGGAGCTATCTGTCGCCCATCGGGGAAAACCCGGGCGCGGATGGTATCCTGCAGGCACTTGAAACAGTGAACGCAACGGCCTGA